AGTTTCCAGCCCCGCGGCCTGTACTGCCCGCCAACGGCGTTCACCCATGACCAGCTCAAAGGGTTCGCCACCCTTTTCGGTTGAAGTACGGACAACAATTGGCTGGAGAACGCCTATTTCCCGGACGGAGTGGATGAGCTCCGCCATGTCGTCTTCATCGAAGACGGAACGCGGCTGTTTCCGGTTGGGATGGATGTCGCCAACCGGAATCTCCGCGAACCTGACCCCGGGGACTTCCACCAGTTCCGGCCCGGCGTCGGCGACTGCAGCTGCTGAAGCCGAAGTGTCGGCATTCCCCTCAGGCTTTTCGGTAGCGGTCTTCTTGGCGGGGGCTGACTTGGCCGCAGTTTTTCGAACAGGGGCTTTCGAATCAGGCGACGGCGTAACGCCGGGGGACTCACTGGGGGCCGGGGACACTGAAGGAGCTGCGTCGTCCTCGACGGGAATCACCGCGACTGGAGTAGCCGTCTTCCTGGCCTCCGGAAAAAACAGATCCACCGGACGCGAAGGTGCTGCGCCGTTGCCGGATGCGTTAGCCGGAGCGGAACTTGGAATGAGTGCGCCAAGACCGCGACCGAGGCCGCGTCGCTTATCGCTCATGGATAAATCCCTCCAATGGAAGAGCCCGGCAGATCCGGCTCTGGCTAGTGCAATTGTTGAAAATTCTAACGTTCAGCGATTTCCGCTGCGGCTTCCAGATAGGAGAGTGCACCGCTGGAGGACGGATCGTAGGTCATCACAGTCTGCTGGTAACTGGGCGCCTCGGAGATCCTGACTGACCGCGGCACCACAGCACCGAGAACCTGTTCAGGGAAGTGTTCACGGACCTCGGCAGCTACCTGCGCGGCAAGGTTCGTTCGACCGTCGTACATGGTGAGGAGGATGGTGGAGACGACCAGATCAGCGTTGAGGTGCTTCTGGATCATTTCGATGTTCTTCAGCAGCTGGCTGAGACCTTCCAGGGCGTAGTACTCGCACTGGATGGGAATCAGGACCTCACTTGCGGCACAGAAGGCATTGACTGTCAGAAGGCCCAAGCTGGGCGGGCAGTCAATGAAGATGTAGTCGAGACGTGCCTCGCCGGCCTTTTGGCGCTCCTTGGCGTAGACGTCAATCGCACGGCGGAGTCGCTGTTCCCTAGCGACCAACGAGACAAGTTCAATTTCCGCGCCGGCCAGGTGAATGGTGGCGGGTGCACAGATCAGGTTCGCAATGTCCGGGCACTGGGCTACAACGTCTTTGAGGGGTACATCGTTGATCAGGACATCATAGATACTGTCCACGTCTGCGTGGTGCTCAATGCCAAGGGCGGTAGAGGCGTTGCCCTGGGGATCAATGTCGATGACGAGGACGTTCAGTCCGGCTGCAGCGAGTGCGGCTGCAATGTTGACGGTGGTGGTGGTCTTGCCAACCCCGCCCTTTTGGTTCGAGACGGTGAAGACACGGGTCTTCTCCGGCTTCGGGAGCTGCCGGCCGATCAGCCGCTCGCGCCGTTTATTTTCGTGGGCCAATTCACGGGCGATGGGGCTCGAGTCATCAATGGAGTCCATGATGTTTCCGCTGACCGATCCGGAAGTTTCACGTGAAACTGCGGTGGACTTGGAACGGCTTGCAACCGAATTCAGATGATTCCACGAGTCAGTCGGCGCAATCGAGGGCGCGACCATGGCCCGTGCGGACCCCAGGGACACGAACGGGGGTATCCGCTGTGTGGAGGCTTCGCTACTGGTCACTGTGACACACTCACTCTCATTCGGCTTTTTCTGCCGTTCACTAGCCTAACCGCTTCCCCCAAAAGACCCGCGGCACCGGGCCAGCTGCTAGGCAATCTTTTGCGACTTATTAACGATGATGCGGACTACAGTGGTGGGTTCCTCGAGGAGGTCTTCCCCAACAACCACCACGGAGGTCTGAACGCCGCCGAGCTTGCGGATGGCTTTGGCAGCCTTCTCAATCTCTTCACCGGCGCTGCGTCCCTTGATGGCAACGACCTCACCCTTGCCCCCGAGCAGGGGGATGGTTAGCCCGGCCAGGTTGGACAATGCAGACACAGCCCGGGCCGTGACCACATCGGCATTCACCATACCGACGGCCAGTTCAGCCCGGGTTCGCATCACCGTGACGTTGGTCAGTCCGAGGTCGTCCACGACCTCCTGCAGCCAGATGACGCGGCGTTCCAGCGGCTCAATCAGCGTCAGTTCAAGGTCAGGGCGCGCAATTGCCAGGCACAGCCCGGGCAATCCGGCGCCGCTCCCGACATCCGCGACGTGGCTTCCCCGGGCAATCTCGCGCTCAATGACGGCGCAATTCAGAACGTGGCGGCTCCAAAGCCGCGGGACTTCGCGGGGTCCGATCAGCCCACGCTCAGTTCCGGAGGTGGCCAGGTGCTCCACATAGCGCTCGGCCAGTTCCAGGCGGTCACCAAAGATGGCCTCGGCCGCCTTGAGTTCCGCGGCAGTAATGTCAACCATGGTCAGTGTCCCGGCGTCTTCAGTCTGCGGAGACAACGATGTGCCTCCCGGCACCTTCGCCTTCAGATTCGCTAACGAACCCGAGATCGGCCACAGCGTCGTGGACGATCTTCCGCTCGTAGGCGCTCATCGGCTCCAGCGCCACAGCGTTTCCGGATTCCTTGACGGAGGCCACGGCGTCCTCTGCAATCTTCTGCAGGTGGCCGGCGCGCTCCTGCCGGTAGCCGTTGATGTCCAGCACCAGGCGCGAGCGGTTCTCCGTGGCTGACAGGACCGACAGACGGGTCAGCTCCTGCAGGGCTTCCAGCACTTCACCGTCGCGGCCAACAAGGCTTTCGAGCCCCGCTGATTCTTCCTCGGCCACGATGGAAATATAGGTCCGACCGTTCCGGACCTCGATATCGATGTCGCCGTCGATGTCGGCGATGTCCAGCAGTTCCTCGAGGTAGTCGGCTGCGACGTCGCCCTCTTCTTCCAGCCGGCTCGCAGAAGAGCCCTTGCCCTCGTCCTGGATCTCATCCTGGGCGTCGTCCTGGTCTTCAATGGCCTCGCCGGAAACGGCGTTTTCGGTGCTATCGACAGACATTACTTCTTCTTCCTGTTCTTACGTTGTGGCTGGATGCGCTGGCCCTTGGCCTCGGCAACCGCGGCAGCGGCGGCAGCTTCAGCCTCGACGTCGGCCTTCTTGCCTCCCAGGATGGGCAGGGCCGGAAGGCCCTTGGCGGCACGGCGTTCGGCGAGGGCCTTGGCGGCGGGGGATCCCGGCGTCGGCATGCGGCGGATAACGAAGAACTGCTGTGCCATGGTCCAGAGGTTGGTGGTGGTCCAGTAGATGAGGACACCGATGGGGAAGTTAATGCCACCCACGCCGAAGACGACCGGCAGGATGTAGAGCATCATCTTCTGCTGGCGCATGAACGGGCTGGCCATGGCCTCTTCGGACATGTTCTTGGCCATGATCTGCTTCTGCGTGATGAACTGCGAGGCCGTCATGGCAAGGATCATCACGATCGAGAGGATCCAGACTGCGGTCTGGTTGCCGGCGCCGCC
Above is a window of Arthrobacter sp. FB24 DNA encoding:
- a CDS encoding ParB/RepB/Spo0J family partition protein, whose product is MSDKRRGLGRGLGALIPSSAPANASGNGAAPSRPVDLFFPEARKTATPVAVIPVEDDAAPSVSPAPSESPGVTPSPDSKAPVRKTAAKSAPAKKTATEKPEGNADTSASAAAVADAGPELVEVPGVRFAEIPVGDIHPNRKQPRSVFDEDDMAELIHSVREIGVLQPIVVRTSTEKGGEPFELVMGERRWRAVQAAGLETIPAIVRDTTDDDLLRDALLENLHRSQLNPLEEAAAYQQLLEDFGTTHEQLADRIGRSRPQVSNTLRLLKLPPLVQRRVAASVLSAGHARALLALPDAAAMERLAQKIVAEGMSVRATEEAVTLYQSPATPAKNNVPRPGARHERLDYLASSLSDRLDTNVKISLGARKGRVSIEFASVEDLNRIMEVLTPGSEN
- the rsmG gene encoding 16S rRNA (guanine(527)-N(7))-methyltransferase RsmG; amino-acid sequence: MVDITAAELKAAEAIFGDRLELAERYVEHLATSGTERGLIGPREVPRLWSRHVLNCAVIEREIARGSHVADVGSGAGLPGLCLAIARPDLELTLIEPLERRVIWLQEVVDDLGLTNVTVMRTRAELAVGMVNADVVTARAVSALSNLAGLTIPLLGGKGEVVAIKGRSAGEEIEKAAKAIRKLGGVQTSVVVVGEDLLEEPTTVVRIIVNKSQKIA
- a CDS encoding Jag family protein; translated protein: MSVDSTENAVSGEAIEDQDDAQDEIQDEGKGSSASRLEEEGDVAADYLEELLDIADIDGDIDIEVRNGRTYISIVAEEESAGLESLVGRDGEVLEALQELTRLSVLSATENRSRLVLDINGYRQERAGHLQKIAEDAVASVKESGNAVALEPMSAYERKIVHDAVADLGFVSESEGEGAGRHIVVSAD
- a CDS encoding ParA family protein encodes the protein MTSSEASTQRIPPFVSLGSARAMVAPSIAPTDSWNHLNSVASRSKSTAVSRETSGSVSGNIMDSIDDSSPIARELAHENKRRERLIGRQLPKPEKTRVFTVSNQKGGVGKTTTTVNIAAALAAAGLNVLVIDIDPQGNASTALGIEHHADVDSIYDVLINDVPLKDVVAQCPDIANLICAPATIHLAGAEIELVSLVAREQRLRRAIDVYAKERQKAGEARLDYIFIDCPPSLGLLTVNAFCAASEVLIPIQCEYYALEGLSQLLKNIEMIQKHLNADLVVSTILLTMYDGRTNLAAQVAAEVREHFPEQVLGAVVPRSVRISEAPSYQQTVMTYDPSSSGALSYLEAAAEIAER